From the Achromobacter xylosoxidans A8 genome, the window CGCCACGCGCCGCTACTACCACCAGCTGGGCTGCGGCGTGGCGGAGTTTCCGCTGACCCGCGAAGCTGCCGGCGTGGCCCGCGACCTGGGCGATTCCGTGGTCTTCGGCGCGCCCAACGTCGTGCGCGGCGGCAGCCACACCGGCGCGCCCAGCGCCACTGACATGATCCGCGCCGGCCTCTGCGACATCCTGACGTCCGACTATTACTACCCTGCCCCGCTGGCCGCCGTGATGAAACTGGCCAACGACGGCGTGTTGCCGCTGGCGCAGGCCTGGGACCTGGTGTCGCTGAATCCGGCACGCGCCGCCGGCCTGAAGGACCGCGGCGCCCTGGCGCCCGGACTGATCGCCGATGCCATCGTGGTGGACGATCAGGTGCCGGGCCTGCCCCGCGTCTGCGCCGCGATCGTGGGCGGCGAACTGCGCTACGCCACGCGCGCATTCGGCGACGGCCACAGCCAGCGCATGGCGGCCTGACCATGCCGCTCGCACATCGCTACGCCCTCTACCTGGCGCCCACCGGCCCCTGGCGCGAACACGGCAGCCGCTGGCTGGGCCGTTGCGCCGACACCGGCGAAGCGCTGCCGCCGCTACCGGGGCAGGACGCGGACTCGCATGCCTGGACCACGGCGCCGCGCCACTATGGCTTGCACGCCACGCTCAAACCACCCTTCCGCCTGAACCCCGGCGTCAGTCCGCAGCAGCTCGACGCGGCCGCGCGCCAGCTGGCCGCTAACGGCAGCCCGTTCTCTCTGGAACTGGAGTGCGAGCCGCTGCGCGGCTTCCTGGCCTGGCGCATCGCCTCGTCCGACACGCAAGGCCAGGCGCGGATCCAGGCCTTGGCCGAGGCCGCCGTGCGCGACCTGGACCCTTTGCGCGCGCCGCCCACGGCCGACGAAACCGCCCGCCGCCAGCCGCAATCGCTGACTCCGGAGCAGCAATCCATGCTGGCGCGCTGGGGCTACCCCTATGTGTTCGAAACCTATGTTTTCCACATCACCCTGACCGGCAAGCTGGAAGGCAAGGCGCTGGCCCAGGCGCAGGCCGAAATCGCCGCCTTTGCAGACCCCTTGCGCGGGCAGGCCATGGCCGTGCCCGGCGTCAGCGTCTACGTGCAGCCTGCGCCGGGCGCGGACTTCGTCGCGGCGCGGCACTACGGCTTTGACGGCTCCAGCACCGACGCCGCGGGCGCCAGCTATCTGCAAGGACCGGCAGCGGCATGACCCCCTCCGTTCCCGCCGACGGCGCCCGGCTGATCTACCTGATGGGCGCGTCGGGCAGCGGCAAGGACACCTTGCTGCGCCTGCTGCGCGCGGAGTTGCGCGGCGACGAGCCCGTGCTGGTCGCGCATCGCTACATCACCCGCGACAGCGGCGATACCGAGGACGCGCTGCGCCTGACCGAAGACGAGTTCGGACGCCGCGCCGCCCTGGGCTGCTTCGCGTTGCGTTGGGCCAGCCATGGCTTGCAGTACGGGATCGGTATCGAGATAGACGCCTGGCTGTCCTGCGGCGCCGCGGTCATCATCAACGGTTCGCGCGCCCACCTGGAACAGGCGCACTCGCGCTACCCGGCCTTGACGGCGGTGGAAGTCACGGTCGACCCCGGCCAGCTCGCGCGCCGCCTGGCGGGACGCGGCCGCGAAAGCGCGGAACAGATCGCCCAGCGCCTGGCGCGCGCCACACAGCCTTTCCCCGTGCCTCTGCAGTGCCAACTGCTGCGTGTCAGCAACGACGCGGCGCCAGAGACGGCCGCCGCCACGCTGCTGGACATCGCGCGCGGCAAGCTGGCAGCGTAAGGGCGCGGTTCAGCGCCACTCGCCCGCGCCCTGAGCCCAGGGCGCGGCGGCATCGCCGCACAGATCCAGCAAGATGTCCGAAAAGCGCTCCTCGGCCGCCAGCGGCTGTTCGCGCTTGCGGCGGATCAGGTTGATCGGCGGCAACTCCCAGCCGAAATCCCAGGGCACCATGCCCAGCTTGCCGCGTTGGCAGAGTTCGCGCGCGATGTCTTCCGGCACCACCGAGATAAACGCCTCGTTCATGGTCAGCATGCCTTCGATCACATCGGTGGAGTACGCCTCCAGCACCGGCGACGGCGGCAGCAACTCGGCGCGGATGAAGTGCTCCACGATCAGTTGCCGCGTCGGCGTGTTGGCGGCCGGCAGCACCCAGTCCATCGCTGCCAACGCGGCCCAATCCGGTTCGCGCCGCGCCAGCCGCTGCGCGAGCCGGCCGTGCGCGATCAGGCGCGGCCGCTGGCGGTACAGCACGCGATGGATCAGGTCGTCCGGCGCAACGGTCGAGGTGGCGCGGCTGATGATGCAATCCAGTTCATGCCGGCGCAGCATCGGCACCAGATGGTCGGTGGTGGCGCGGTGCAGGCTGAGCGTGACGCCGTGGCGCTGGTGCAAACGGCTGATCGCCGCAGTGAGCAAGGCGCTGGACACGTAGGGCACCACGCCCACCTGCAGATGCGCGGAACGGCCGGCGTGCAAGGCCTCGACCTCGCGCGCCCACAGGTCCAGGTCGCTGAGCATGTGCCGCGCGCGCACCAGGGCCAGGTTGCCCAGCGGCGTGGCTTGCAGGCCGCGCCCGGTGCGCGTGAAAAGCGGCGCGCCGAAGATGTCCTCGATCTCCGTGAGCGCCTTGGTGACGGCGGGCTGGCTGATGCCCGCCGCGGCCGCCACGCGCGTCAGCGAGCCGTGCCGGGCGATCTCGATCAGCAACGTCAGGTGGCGATGCTTGAGACGGTTGGCGAGACGGGCGGCATCCCAGGTCACGATCTTTCCTATAACCAATTGGTTATTCAATTATGCCAACAAAGACAAAACCAGTTATTTCATGTCCCTATACTGCAAACACTCCCCTGCTGCCCGGACCGATCCCATGAGCGCTTCCTTCACCACCCGCCCCGAAATACGCGGCACCTTCGGCGTGGTCTCTTCCACCCACTGGCTGGCCTCCCAGGTGGCAATGGGCGTGCTGGAACGCGGCGGCAATGCCTATGACGCGGCGGTCGCCGGCGGCTTCACGCTGCAGATCGTGGAGCCGCACCTGAACGGCCCCGGCGGCGAAGTGCCCATTCTGTTCTGGAGCGAACAGGAGCAACGCATGCGCGCGCTATGCGGGCAGGGTCCTGCGCCCGCGCTGGCGACGCCGGCGTACTTCCGCAGCCTGGGCGTGGACCTGGTGCCGGGCATCGGCCTCTTGCCCGCCACCGTGCCCGGCGCCTTCGGGGCCTGGCTGACCTTGCTGCGCGATTACGGCACTTGGGAGTTGGCTGACGTGCTGCGCCCGGCCATCGACTACGCACGCAACGGCTTTCCGCTGGTGCCGCGCATCTCGCAGGCCATCCTGGCGGTGCAGGCGCTGTTCCGCGACGAATGGACCAGTTCGCGCGAGGTCTGGCTGCCCGATGGCCGCGTGCCCGCGCCCGACGCGCTGTTCCGTACGCCCGCCATCGCCGCCACCTACACCCGTATCCTGGACCAGGCGCACGCCAGCAGCAGCGACCGGCGCGGGCGCATCGACGCGGCGCTGGAGGCCTGGTACCGCGGCTTCGTGGCCGATGCCATCGACGACTACTACACCCATGCGGCGGTGCGCGACACCACCGGCCAGCGCAACCGCGGCTTGCTGCGCAAGTCCGACCTCGCCGATTGG encodes:
- a CDS encoding DUF1045 domain-containing protein, which encodes MPLAHRYALYLAPTGPWREHGSRWLGRCADTGEALPPLPGQDADSHAWTTAPRHYGLHATLKPPFRLNPGVSPQQLDAAARQLAANGSPFSLELECEPLRGFLAWRIASSDTQGQARIQALAEAAVRDLDPLRAPPTADETARRQPQSLTPEQQSMLARWGYPYVFETYVFHITLTGKLEGKALAQAQAEIAAFADPLRGQAMAVPGVSVYVQPAPGADFVAARHYGFDGSSTDAAGASYLQGPAAA
- a CDS encoding LysR family transcriptional regulator: MTWDAARLANRLKHRHLTLLIEIARHGSLTRVAAAAGISQPAVTKALTEIEDIFGAPLFTRTGRGLQATPLGNLALVRARHMLSDLDLWAREVEALHAGRSAHLQVGVVPYVSSALLTAAISRLHQRHGVTLSLHRATTDHLVPMLRRHELDCIISRATSTVAPDDLIHRVLYRQRPRLIAHGRLAQRLARREPDWAALAAMDWVLPAANTPTRQLIVEHFIRAELLPPSPVLEAYSTDVIEGMLTMNEAFISVVPEDIARELCQRGKLGMVPWDFGWELPPINLIRRKREQPLAAEERFSDILLDLCGDAAAPWAQGAGEWR
- the phnN gene encoding phosphonate metabolism protein/1,5-bisphosphokinase (PRPP-forming) PhnN, whose product is MTPSVPADGARLIYLMGASGSGKDTLLRLLRAELRGDEPVLVAHRYITRDSGDTEDALRLTEDEFGRRAALGCFALRWASHGLQYGIGIEIDAWLSCGAAVIINGSRAHLEQAHSRYPALTAVEVTVDPGQLARRLAGRGRESAEQIAQRLARATQPFPVPLQCQLLRVSNDAAPETAAATLLDIARGKLAA